GGGCCAGCAGGTCTCGACCGGCGACGTCATGTTCCAGATCGATCCGGTGCCGTTCCGGCTGGCGCTGGCGCAGGCGCGCGCCAAGCTCGACGACGCCAAGACCAGCCACGACAACCTGGTCGCCAATGTGAAGCTCTATTCGCAGACCATCGAACTGGTGAACGCCGGCATCGCCCTCAAGCAGAAGGACGTCGAGCGCAAGCATTCGCTGGTCAAGAGCAATGCCGGATCGCAGCTCGATCTCGACAACAGCGCCACCGCATTGGTCACCGCACAGGCCCAGCGCCAGATCGTCACGCAGCAGCGGTCGAACGCCCTCAACCAGCTGCTCGGCGACCCCGAGCTGCCGCTCGAGCAGTTTCCGGCCTGGATGCAGGCCAGGGCCGTGCTCGACGACGCCCAGCGCAACCTCGATTTGACCACGGTGCGGGCGCCGATGAACGGCATCGCGACGCAGGTCGAGCAGATCCAGCTCGGCCGCTTCGTCATCGCCGGCACGCCGGTGTTCTCCGTGATCGATACGGCGAACCCGTGGGTCGACGCCAATCCGAAGGAATCGGACTTCACCCATGTCGCGGTCGGCCAGTCCGTCACCCTCGAGGTCGACGCCTTCCCCAACCACGTCTTCAAGGGCACGGTCGGCTCGCTCTCACCCGGCACCGGCGCGCAATTCGCGATCCTGCCGCCGCAGAACGCCAGCGGCAACTTCGTCAAGGTGGTGCAGCGCGTGCCGGTGCGGATCTATTTCGACTCCAATGACAAATTTGTCCGCAGGCTGAAGGCCGGCATGAGCGTCTACGCCACCATCGACACCCAGCATCGCCGGTCGCTCGCGGCATTGTTCGGCTTCGCGCCGGCAGCGGCGTCGAAGGAGGACTGACCGGTCATGCCGACCTCCGCCGCAGCCCCCGTCGCCGTGCCCGGCCTGCGCCGGACCATGGTGACGATCTGCGCGATGACGGCGACCATCATGCAGGCGCTGGACACCACCATCGCCAACGTCGCGCTGCCCTACATGCAGGGCAGCCTGTCGACGTCGCAGGACCAGATCAACTGGGTGCTGACCTCCTATATCGTGGCGGCGGCGATCATGACCGCGCCGGTGGGCTGGATCGCCAATCGCTTCGGCCGCAAGCGCGTTTTCATCATCTGCTCCGGCGGCTTCACGATCGCGTCGGTGCTGTGCGGCGCCGCCCAGGACATCAACCAGATGGTGCTGTTCCGGCTGCTGCAGGGCGTGTTCGGCGCCGCGCTGGTGCCGCTGTCGCAGGCGGTGATGCTCGACTCCTACGCGCTGCACGAGCGCGCCAAGGCGATGGCGATCTGGGGCATGGGCGTGATGATGGGCCCGATCATGGGACCCTCATTGGGAGCGTGGCTGACCGAAACCTATTCCTGGCACTGGGTGTTCCTCGTCAACCTGCCGTTCGGCATCTTCACCGTGATCGGCCTCTTGGTATTCATGGACGAGACCCGAAAGGATCGCGAGCTGCGCTTCGACTGGTTCGGATTCACCGCACTCGCGGTCGGAATCGGGTCCCTGCAGATCGCGCTCGACCGCGGCGAACAACTGGGCTGGACCGAATCCAACGAGATCATCGCCGAGTTCATCCTCTCGGCCGTCGGATTCTACTATTTTTTCGCCCATTCGCTGACGACCGCAAGGCCGTTCATCCAGTTCGCGCTGTTCAGGGACAAGAATTTCGTCGGCGGCTGCGTGTTCATGGCGGTCATGGGGCTGGTGCTGTTCTCGACCATGGCGCTGGCGTCGCCATTCCTGCAGAACGTGATCGGCTACCCGATCATCACCGCCGGACTGTTGCTGGCGAGCCGCGGCTTCGGCACCTTCGTCGCCATGATGCTGGTCGGCCGGATGATGCGCTATATCGAGGCGCGCACGCTGATCATCGCCGGCCTCAGCACTACCTGCCTGTCGCTGTTCTGGATGACTGGCTGGACCGATCAGACCGGCGTCAACGAGATCCTGGTAATCAGCATCTTCCAGGGCTTCGGCTTCGGTCTGGTGTTCGTTCCGCTCTCCACGGTGGCGTTCCTGACGCTGCCCAATCATCTGCGCACCGACGGCACCGCGATGCTGACCCTGCTGCGAAACGTCGGGAGCTCGATCGGCATTTCCATCGTCATCTCACAACTGACCGAAGGATCGCGGCGGACCTACGCGTTGCTGTCGCAGCACGTCAATCCGTTCAACCATGCGATGCAGATGCCGGACGTGCGGGCCATGATCGACATGGGCACCGACAAGGGCCGCGCCATGATGGACGCCATGCTCAAGCTGCAGGCGCAGATCATCTCCTTTTCCCATGACTACCAGATGGTGATGATCTTCACGCTGTGCGCGATCCCGCTGACGATCATGATCGGATCGAGCAAGGCCACGCTGCGCAAGCAGTCGGTGGCGCCGGAACCTGCCGTCATCGAGTAGACTTCATCGCTTCGGCTCGAACCGCATCGACTTGACGATGCGGTCCCTGACCGGGCCGGCGAGATCGACCTTGACGGCCCAGTCGCCGTGCATCTCGAGGTCGATGCGGGCGCGGTAGGTCCCCGGCTCGCTGCCGGGGATGGCCTTGACGGGTTTCACATTGTGGGCCATCGGCATCGACGGCATATCGGCCCCAACCGTGACATCGACGCCGCCCAACGCCGCTCCGCTTCGCGAGTCCGACAGCTTGATGGTGCAGTCATATTGCAGCGGCTTCGATGCGGCGGAGCAACTCACCTCGGCCCTGGCTTTCACGTCGGCCGCCAGTCCAGTTCCGAACCAAACCATCACGATGAGGATCGACAGCAGCAAGTCCCGTGCGGCGATCATGGCGACTCCTTTCCGAGAATAGTGGCGGCGGCGGGCGCCGGCGGTGGCCGACGGCTGACCATACGCCGGATCAGGTGCACCAGCCGTTCGTCGAGCAGCCCGCGCGGGCGGACGATGAGGAGCACGGCAACGAGACCGCCAAAGACGATCATGCGATAGCCGGCAAACCAGCGCGTCGACTCCAGCAGGCCGATGTCGATGACAACGCCGAGCAGCGGCCCGAACGCGGTGCCGAGGCCGCCGATCAAGCCATATGCCAGGCTGTGAACTCCGAGCATCACGTCGAAGATGGCGGGCTCGACATAGGTCGTGAGATGCGCATAGAGCCCGCCGCCGAGACCCGCGATGGCGCCGGCAAGGCAAGCCGCCACCAGCTTGACGCGGATCACCGGGACGCCATGCATGGCGGCAAGCAGATCGTCCTCCCCGATCATGCGAAAGGCGGTGCCGAGCCGCGATCGCTCGAGAAGAAGAAATCCGAACAGCGTCGCGCCGAGCAAACCGTAGACGATCAGCATGAACTGCATCGCGCTCACATCGTTCTCGAAGATGTAGCGGATGTTGCGGAAGCCCTCGGTGCCGTTCGGCCCCACCGCTTCGCCGTCACGCACGACCTGATAGCGGAACAGCTCGAACAGGATCCTCACGGCCTCCGCAAATGCCAGCGTGGCGATGGCGAATTGCAGCCCGTGCAGCCTCAGCGTCGGCAGCCCGACGAACAAGGCGGCGGCGGCACCCGCTGCTGCGCCCGCGCCGAGGCCGAGCCAGAACGGCAACTGCGCCATCGCCGTGACGATGCCGGCCGTGTAGGCGCCGATGGCGAAGAAGGCCTGCTGACCGAAGGAGATTTCCCCGGTCAGCAGCAGCAGATAGGCCGACAGCGCGACGAAGGAGATCACGCCGATATTGGAGAGGATGCCGATCAGGTGGTCGTCCATCGATCACCTCCGCGCCGGCCCATGCTGCCGTGGATCGCCGTGGTGCCGAGGATTCCGCCTGGACGCAACACCAGCAGGACGAACAGCACGCCATAGGCGGCGAGATCGCGAACCTGCGGCCCGAACAGACCCTGGCTGTGAACCTCGATCACTCCGAGAACGAGGCCGCCGACAATCGCCCCGGGGATCGAGCCGAGCCCGCCGATCATCATGGCGATCAGCCCCTTCAGCGTCGCCCACATCCCGAGCATCGCCGTGACCTGCTGATTGGCCGACAGTACGAGGAAGCCGGCGACGCCGCCGATCGCCGACGCCAGCATAAAGGCCTTGAGCATCGTGCGCTGGACATCGATCCCGGAAAGACTTGCCGCGACGCTGTTTTCGACGATCGCGCGCAGCCCGAGCCCGAACCGGGTGCGATAGAGCAGCAGATTGAGGGCAGCCATGATCGCCAGCATCGCGGCGAGCATGATGAGGTAGTCGGGACGCACGGTGAACGGCCCCAGCGACAGCAGTTCGCCGCCGGTCAGCGACGGAAACGGATAGCTGTGACGCGGCAACATCAGGAGGCTCGCCTGTTCGAGCTGCATCCAGATTGCAAAACTCGAAACCATCGAGGCAACGCCGGCGCCGAGCCCGAGCGGCGCAAAACAAAGCCGCTCGACATAGACGCCGGCCATCACCGAGCCCGCGACCGCGACCATCGCCACGACGTAGGTCGGCGCACCGAACTGAATGTAGAGGAGCGTGCCGAGATAGGCGCCGACCATGATCGAGGGGCCATAGCTCAGATTGAGCCGGCGCATGACGCCGAAGATCAACGCAAAGCCGAGCGCGAGAAGCCCGTACGAGGAACCGACCATCAGACCGTCGAGCGTGGTCTGGATGAAGGGGATCATGGGCGCGCCAATCCGGTCAGCCGGCCGAGCGACGCGTGCCGAGATAGGCACGCTTGATGACTTCGTCCTCCGCCAGTTCGCCGGGATTTCCGGAGAACGTCACGCAACCCTGCTCCATCAGATAGAAGTGGTGCGCGACCTGCAGCGCCAGATGGGCGTTTTGCTCGACCAGGAAGATCGTCACGCCCTCGCGGTTCAGTTCGGCGATGATGCCGAAGATTTCCTTGACGACGATGGGAGCGAGGCCGAGCGACGGCTCATCCATCAGCAGAAGCCTTGGGCGCGACATCAGCGCGCGCGCCACCGCCAGCATCTGCTGCTCGCCGCCGGACAGCGTTCCGGCAAGCTGCTCACGGCGCTCCTTCAGGCGCGGAAAGCGCGCATACATCCGCTCGACATCGGCGGCGACCTCGCCGGAATCGCTGCGCTGGTAGGCGCCCGCCAAGAGGTTCTCGCGCACACTCATCTGGGGGAACACCAGCCGGTTCTCGGGGACCAGTGCTACGCCGCTGCCGACGATGCGGGCCGGCGAAAGGCCGACGAGTTCGCTCCCCTCGAGCTTGATCGAACCCCGGCGCGGTTTCAGGACTCCGGCGATCGTCAGCATCAGCGTCGTCTTGCCCGCACCGTTCGGCCCGAGCAGGCAGGTGATGCGGCCCTGGCTTGCGCCGAGCGAGACCCCTTTCAGCGCCTCGATCTTGCCGTAAGCCGTGACGACGTCGGCGATTTCGAGCATCGCCTCCATCACGCCGCCTCCGCCACGCCGAGATAGGCTTCCTGCACCAGCCGGTTGGCCTGCACTTCGTCCGGCGTGCCCTCGGCGATCTTCTGCCCGAAATTGAGAACCGCAATGCGATCCGTCACCGCCATCACCAGTTCCATGTGGTGCTCGATCAGCAGCACCGTCAGTCCATCCTGCTTCAGCTTGCGAATGCGGGCGTCGAGCTGGTCGATCTCCTCGGCGTTCATTCCGGCGGCCGGCTCGTCGAGCAGCAGCAAGGCCGGCTTGGCGACGATGGCGCGGGCGAGTTCGAGGCGGCGCTGTTCGCCGAACGCGAGATTGCCGGCCAGTTCGTCGCGCTTGCCCGACAGATCGGAAAATTCGAGGATCCGGTCGATTTCCTCGCGCGCGCGGCCGGGGCCGCCAAGCCACCGGCGCAGGAAGCCTTCGCTCCTATGTTCGATCGCGTTCTGCGCCACCCATAAATTCTGCCAGACGCTGAGTTGGCCGAACAGCCTGATGTTCTGGAATGTACGGGTAACCCCGCGCGCAACCCTCACATGCGAGGCAAGCCCGGTGATGTCTTCGTTGCGCAACAGAACCTGACCGGCCGTGACTGGAAACAGGCCGCAGACGAGATTGACGACCGTCGACTTGCCGGAGCCGTTCGGACCGATCAGGCCGAACACCTGCCCCGGCTGAACGTCGAGGTCGAGACCATCGACGGCGCGCACGCCGCCGAAATGCTTACTCAGCCCCTTGAGTTCGAGCATTGCCCGGCTCCCTGTTGCGAGTCCAGATGCGTTTGACGGCGGCGATCGTCGCCGCATCGATAAGTCCGCGCGGCCTGACATTCATGGCGAAGAGGATGAGGCCTCCGAACAGCAGGTTGCGCCAGTCGCCAAGGAAGCGCAGCCCCTCGACCAGAAAGCCCTGGACGAAGACGACCGCGATCAGGGTCCCGAACACGCTGGAGAGGCCGCCGAGGATCGGGTAGGCGATCGCGAACGTGGCGAGCGCCACGCCGAACTGGGCGTGCTCGATATGGGCGGTGTAATGGGCGAAGATTCCGCCGCCGAGACCGGCAATGAGGCCGCCGACCGTCATCGCCGCCACCTTGACTGCCGTCACATTGATTCCGGCGCTCTGGGCGGCGACCTCGTCCTCACCCACGGCGCGCAGCACGGCGCCGGCGCGCGAGCGATCCATCCACCACAACCCGCCCATCACCAGCGCGACAAACAGCCAGATGAAGATCAGAACGTCGAGCGTCGACCAGCCGTGCTCCGGGAAGAATCTGATCTGGCGGAAGCC
The genomic region above belongs to Bradyrhizobium sediminis and contains:
- a CDS encoding HlyD family secretion protein, encoding MADPVLKFPPEQKGAPPAKPRIKIAAEPRRRLMAGMRRYRRVLLLVVVPLVALVAGITFYLNGGRYVTTDDAYVGAQKVLITPDVAGKIVSVAVKEGQQVSTGDVMFQIDPVPFRLALAQARAKLDDAKTSHDNLVANVKLYSQTIELVNAGIALKQKDVERKHSLVKSNAGSQLDLDNSATALVTAQAQRQIVTQQRSNALNQLLGDPELPLEQFPAWMQARAVLDDAQRNLDLTTVRAPMNGIATQVEQIQLGRFVIAGTPVFSVIDTANPWVDANPKESDFTHVAVGQSVTLEVDAFPNHVFKGTVGSLSPGTGAQFAILPPQNASGNFVKVVQRVPVRIYFDSNDKFVRRLKAGMSVYATIDTQHRRSLAALFGFAPAAASKED
- a CDS encoding DHA2 family efflux MFS transporter permease subunit, which translates into the protein MPTSAAAPVAVPGLRRTMVTICAMTATIMQALDTTIANVALPYMQGSLSTSQDQINWVLTSYIVAAAIMTAPVGWIANRFGRKRVFIICSGGFTIASVLCGAAQDINQMVLFRLLQGVFGAALVPLSQAVMLDSYALHERAKAMAIWGMGVMMGPIMGPSLGAWLTETYSWHWVFLVNLPFGIFTVIGLLVFMDETRKDRELRFDWFGFTALAVGIGSLQIALDRGEQLGWTESNEIIAEFILSAVGFYYFFAHSLTTARPFIQFALFRDKNFVGGCVFMAVMGLVLFSTMALASPFLQNVIGYPIITAGLLLASRGFGTFVAMMLVGRMMRYIEARTLIIAGLSTTCLSLFWMTGWTDQTGVNEILVISIFQGFGFGLVFVPLSTVAFLTLPNHLRTDGTAMLTLLRNVGSSIGISIVISQLTEGSRRTYALLSQHVNPFNHAMQMPDVRAMIDMGTDKGRAMMDAMLKLQAQIISFSHDYQMVMIFTLCAIPLTIMIGSSKATLRKQSVAPEPAVIE
- a CDS encoding FixH family protein produces the protein MIAARDLLLSILIVMVWFGTGLAADVKARAEVSCSAASKPLQYDCTIKLSDSRSGAALGGVDVTVGADMPSMPMAHNVKPVKAIPGSEPGTYRARIDLEMHGDWAVKVDLAGPVRDRIVKSMRFEPKR
- a CDS encoding branched-chain amino acid ABC transporter permease: MDDHLIGILSNIGVISFVALSAYLLLLTGEISFGQQAFFAIGAYTAGIVTAMAQLPFWLGLGAGAAAGAAAALFVGLPTLRLHGLQFAIATLAFAEAVRILFELFRYQVVRDGEAVGPNGTEGFRNIRYIFENDVSAMQFMLIVYGLLGATLFGFLLLERSRLGTAFRMIGEDDLLAAMHGVPVIRVKLVAACLAGAIAGLGGGLYAHLTTYVEPAIFDVMLGVHSLAYGLIGGLGTAFGPLLGVVIDIGLLESTRWFAGYRMIVFGGLVAVLLIVRPRGLLDERLVHLIRRMVSRRPPPAPAAATILGKESP
- a CDS encoding branched-chain amino acid ABC transporter permease: MIPFIQTTLDGLMVGSSYGLLALGFALIFGVMRRLNLSYGPSIMVGAYLGTLLYIQFGAPTYVVAMVAVAGSVMAGVYVERLCFAPLGLGAGVASMVSSFAIWMQLEQASLLMLPRHSYPFPSLTGGELLSLGPFTVRPDYLIMLAAMLAIMAALNLLLYRTRFGLGLRAIVENSVAASLSGIDVQRTMLKAFMLASAIGGVAGFLVLSANQQVTAMLGMWATLKGLIAMMIGGLGSIPGAIVGGLVLGVIEVHSQGLFGPQVRDLAAYGVLFVLLVLRPGGILGTTAIHGSMGRRGGDRWTTT
- a CDS encoding ABC transporter ATP-binding protein, whose protein sequence is MLEIADVVTAYGKIEALKGVSLGASQGRITCLLGPNGAGKTTLMLTIAGVLKPRRGSIKLEGSELVGLSPARIVGSGVALVPENRLVFPQMSVRENLLAGAYQRSDSGEVAADVERMYARFPRLKERREQLAGTLSGGEQQMLAVARALMSRPRLLLMDEPSLGLAPIVVKEIFGIIAELNREGVTIFLVEQNAHLALQVAHHFYLMEQGCVTFSGNPGELAEDEVIKRAYLGTRRSAG
- a CDS encoding ABC transporter ATP-binding protein — its product is MLELKGLSKHFGGVRAVDGLDLDVQPGQVFGLIGPNGSGKSTVVNLVCGLFPVTAGQVLLRNEDITGLASHVRVARGVTRTFQNIRLFGQLSVWQNLWVAQNAIEHRSEGFLRRWLGGPGRAREEIDRILEFSDLSGKRDELAGNLAFGEQRRLELARAIVAKPALLLLDEPAAGMNAEEIDQLDARIRKLKQDGLTVLLIEHHMELVMAVTDRIAVLNFGQKIAEGTPDEVQANRLVQEAYLGVAEAA
- a CDS encoding branched-chain amino acid ABC transporter permease; translation: MDFYLGLAQIVGVHTLLGLSAYCVLLTGQVSLAQAGFFAIGAYVGAMLTVLAGWHIVPAIIAASLVAGATACAVGFPALRVKGLMLVVATLAFGEAVRLFFFNFDYQVAKGDVKIGPAGGEGFRQIRFFPEHGWSTLDVLIFIWLFVALVMGGLWWMDRSRAGAVLRAVGEDEVAAQSAGINVTAVKVAAMTVGGLIAGLGGGIFAHYTAHIEHAQFGVALATFAIAYPILGGLSSVFGTLIAVVFVQGFLVEGLRFLGDWRNLLFGGLILFAMNVRPRGLIDAATIAAVKRIWTRNREPGNARTQGAE